The Winogradskyella schleiferi genome has a window encoding:
- a CDS encoding TetR/AcrR family transcriptional regulator: protein MKDKIILKSTDLFLNLGFKSVTMDDIANEMGISKKTIYQHFQNKTKLVEATALHVFENISHGIDCICELDKNPIEEIYEIKRFVMLHLKDEKSSPQYQLQKYYPKIYATLKTKQFEKMLGCVTQNLERGVSQGLYRDSIEIDFVARLYFNSMVSLKDQDIFPRENFSMQMLMNSYLEYHLRGICSEKGLQTLTHLHTNLN from the coding sequence ATGAAAGACAAAATAATATTAAAATCCACAGATTTGTTCTTAAACCTAGGCTTTAAGAGCGTAACTATGGACGATATTGCTAATGAAATGGGTATTTCCAAAAAAACCATTTATCAGCATTTTCAGAATAAAACCAAATTAGTAGAAGCAACTGCGCTGCATGTTTTTGAAAATATTTCGCATGGTATTGACTGTATTTGTGAGTTAGATAAAAACCCAATTGAAGAAATTTATGAAATCAAACGGTTTGTAATGCTCCATTTAAAAGACGAGAAATCATCGCCTCAATACCAGCTTCAAAAGTATTATCCGAAGATTTATGCCACTTTAAAAACCAAGCAATTCGAAAAAATGCTAGGTTGTGTGACTCAAAATTTAGAACGTGGCGTCTCCCAAGGACTTTATAGGGATTCTATAGAAATTGATTTTGTAGCACGACTCTATTTTAACAGTATGGTGTCTTTAAAAGACCAAGATATTTTTCCTCGAGAAAATTTCTCCATGCAGATGCTAATGAACAGTTATCTGGAATACCATTTAAGAGGTATTTGCTCAGAAAAAGGATTACAAACACTAACACATTTACATACCAACCTCAATTAA
- a CDS encoding polyprenyl synthetase family protein, giving the protein MQHIEQYQKSFLNYLEGFTINKEPKNLYRPINYILQLGGKRLRPILTLMTTEVFGGHTKSAMDAALSIEVFHNFSLVHDDIMDDAPLRRGEQTVHEKWNLNTGILSGDAMLIMAYQLFENYEAETFQALAKLFSKTALEVCEGQQYDIDFETRDDVAISEYLKMIEYKTAVLVGAAMKMGAIVAKASDEDQNSIYEFGRLLGIAFQLQDDYLDAFGDPETFGKQVGGDILENKKTYLVLKTLELGSEDDRLNLRTFMSNSELPDANKVERVKALFTTSGAAEATQNAVKDYTKKAFEILEHLNVAAEKKQSLRLFGEQLMNRNV; this is encoded by the coding sequence ATGCAACACATTGAACAGTACCAAAAATCCTTTCTAAACTATTTAGAAGGATTTACCATAAATAAAGAGCCTAAAAATCTATACCGTCCTATTAATTATATTCTGCAATTAGGTGGCAAACGCTTACGACCAATTTTAACTTTAATGACAACAGAGGTTTTTGGTGGACATACTAAAAGTGCTATGGATGCGGCCTTGTCTATTGAGGTATTTCATAATTTTTCATTGGTACATGACGATATTATGGATGATGCACCATTGCGGAGAGGTGAACAAACGGTCCATGAAAAATGGAATCTCAACACAGGTATTCTTTCAGGCGATGCCATGTTGATAATGGCCTACCAACTGTTTGAGAATTATGAAGCTGAGACATTTCAGGCATTGGCAAAACTGTTTAGTAAAACAGCTTTAGAGGTTTGTGAAGGTCAACAATATGATATTGATTTTGAAACTCGAGACGATGTTGCGATTTCTGAGTATTTAAAAATGATTGAATATAAAACAGCTGTTTTGGTTGGTGCTGCCATGAAAATGGGTGCGATTGTCGCGAAGGCTTCGGATGAAGACCAAAATTCTATTTATGAATTCGGACGGCTTTTAGGAATTGCATTTCAATTGCAAGACGATTATCTGGATGCTTTTGGAGATCCGGAAACATTTGGAAAGCAAGTTGGAGGTGATATTTTGGAAAACAAAAAGACATATTTAGTTTTGAAGACTTTAGAGTTAGGTTCTGAAGATGATCGGTTGAATTTACGGACCTTTATGTCGAACTCAGAACTTCCTGATGCTAATAAGGTAGAAAGAGTCAAGGCATTGTTTACCACTTCTGGTGCAGCAGAAGCCACCCAAAATGCGGTAAAGGATTATACCAAAAAAGCCTTTGAAATTTTAGAACACCTCAATGTTGCTGCAGAAAAAAAGCAATCATTGAGATTATTTGGTGAACAGTTAATGAATAGAAACGTTTAA
- a CDS encoding RrF2 family transcriptional regulator: protein MFSKACEYGIKAAIFIAVNSTENKRVTPKEIAAEIDSPQAFTAKILQALVRHGVVKSVRGAYGGFEMDKDKIATTKLSQIVYAIDGDNIYSGCGLGLHTCDENHPCPVHDKFKLIREELKDMLENTTLEQLALDIKSGVSFLKV from the coding sequence ATGTTTTCAAAAGCGTGTGAATATGGAATAAAAGCGGCAATCTTTATTGCTGTCAATTCAACGGAAAACAAACGTGTGACTCCAAAGGAAATTGCTGCAGAAATTGATTCGCCACAAGCATTTACGGCAAAAATTCTACAAGCCTTAGTGAGACATGGTGTGGTAAAATCGGTTCGAGGTGCTTATGGTGGTTTTGAGATGGATAAAGATAAAATTGCAACAACCAAACTTTCTCAAATTGTATATGCTATTGATGGTGATAATATCTATAGTGGATGTGGGTTAGGGTTACATACCTGTGATGAAAATCATCCTTGTCCGGTACACGATAAGTTTAAGTTGATTAGAGAAGAACTAAAGGATATGTTAGAAAACACAACGTTAGAACAATTAGCATTAGACATTAAGTCTGGTGTTTCATTTTTAAAGGTCTAA
- the ric gene encoding iron-sulfur cluster repair di-iron protein, which yields MEVLQKNTEKEIGQYVADDFRTAAIFSKYKIDFCCNGNRTVAEACEKKGLDSSKIMDEINQVLNTKTGESIDYKSWPLDLLAEYIEKKHHRYVEDKIPVLRQFLDKLCRVHGERHPELFKINDLFTASAGELASHMKKEELILFPFIKKMVNAQLVNVELQSPQFGTVENPIALMMQEHDNEGERFRQIAELTDNYNPPADACNTYKVTFAMLEEFEKDLHLHIHLENNILFPAAVKLEQQFG from the coding sequence ATGGAAGTATTACAAAAAAACACAGAAAAAGAAATAGGGCAATATGTTGCAGACGATTTTAGAACTGCAGCAATTTTTTCGAAATACAAAATTGATTTTTGCTGTAATGGTAATAGAACTGTTGCTGAAGCTTGTGAGAAAAAAGGGCTTGATAGTTCTAAAATAATGGATGAAATAAATCAAGTTTTAAATACCAAAACAGGAGAATCTATAGATTATAAATCTTGGCCACTAGATTTGTTGGCTGAGTATATTGAAAAGAAGCACCACAGATATGTGGAAGACAAAATCCCTGTATTACGTCAGTTTTTAGATAAATTGTGTCGTGTGCATGGCGAGCGTCATCCGGAGTTGTTTAAAATCAACGATTTGTTTACTGCGTCTGCTGGCGAATTGGCATCGCATATGAAAAAGGAAGAACTTATTCTTTTTCCATTTATTAAAAAGATGGTCAATGCTCAACTAGTAAATGTTGAATTGCAATCACCTCAATTCGGAACCGTTGAAAATCCAATTGCCCTGATGATGCAAGAACATGATAATGAAGGGGAACGTTTTAGACAAATCGCCGAATTAACAGACAATTATAATCCACCAGCAGATGCTTGTAATACCTATAAAGTCACCTTTGCGATGTTAGAGGAATTTGAAAAAGATTTGCATTTGCATATTCATTTAGAAAACAATATTCTGTTTCCCGCAGCTGTAAAATTAGAACAACAATTTGGTTAA
- a CDS encoding hemerythrin domain-containing protein, which produces MQPKPQKRHKALQPLSREHHHGLLLCWKIKIGFSKNIEPKRIRAYANWFFENHLIPHFEMEETHIFPILNADNDLIKRALVEHRRLKRLFEEQDDDVKMLNEIKEELD; this is translated from the coding sequence ATGCAACCTAAACCTCAAAAACGACATAAAGCGCTTCAACCTTTAAGCCGAGAACATCATCATGGTTTATTGTTATGCTGGAAAATCAAAATAGGATTCAGTAAAAATATTGAACCCAAACGCATCAGAGCCTATGCCAATTGGTTTTTTGAAAATCATTTAATTCCGCATTTTGAAATGGAAGAAACTCACATTTTTCCAATTTTAAACGCTGATAACGATTTGATAAAACGTGCCTTGGTAGAACACAGACGCTTAAAACGTTTGTTTGAAGAGCAAGACGACGATGTAAAGATGTTAAATGAGATTAAAGAAGAATTGGACTAG
- a CDS encoding TonB-dependent receptor plug domain-containing protein, producing MKILIMIFLCLIMSNIGIAQEKEKEASKDTTKLEEVIIVSRHKLSNHRQEKTLSSIDNYLEKANNVTMIKRGNYAWEPTINNMVSERLVVTIDGMQIFGACTDKMDPITSYVDVSNLDKVTIGSGQEGTENGHCVGGGIDLQLPTSKFNGSGFKSGIDLGYETNGNYKATGLDLEYAGNRFFISADGIYRKSDNYDAGNNEEVLYSQFEKYNISLQTGYKFSETQHIDANIIYDRATDVGYPALPMDVSLAEALITSLTHYYTPEDKLLKSLETKFYFNTITHIMDDTKRPVVPIRMDMPGWSDTYGFYSKADIIKNKHHLNFNLSGFYNKSLAEMTMFSNNPNEPDMFMYTWPDIRTLYTGIFAKDDYYINDTAKIGTSIRLGYHKNRITKEVGVESLEIFHPTVEDEINRFLVSLASAYQLKKENYNLSFGLGYGERAPSVSEGYGFFIFNSFDNYDYIGNPNLKDEKSLEANFSFKQKFNDFEIGVQSSYFYIMDYIIGELATNVSSMTIGANGVRVYNALDNASIFDVYVNSSYKISERFTINGTVGYNYGKGNNGENLPLIKPFSYFAEFNYTTPKFNAALQLDGNGNQSKFSSLYGENETAAYAILNLNLGNAFYGKKGKTILKYGIENILDSNYSTYADWNNIPRQGRNFYINLSYIIH from the coding sequence ATGAAAATATTAATAATGATTTTTCTATGTCTTATAATGTCCAACATTGGAATTGCGCAAGAAAAGGAAAAAGAAGCCTCAAAAGACACCACTAAACTTGAAGAAGTCATTATTGTGTCTAGACATAAATTAAGTAATCACAGACAGGAAAAAACACTATCTAGTATAGATAATTACTTAGAAAAAGCCAATAATGTCACCATGATTAAACGTGGTAACTATGCTTGGGAACCTACCATAAACAATATGGTTAGCGAGCGATTGGTAGTTACAATAGATGGCATGCAAATTTTTGGAGCCTGTACAGATAAAATGGACCCAATTACATCTTATGTAGATGTTTCCAATTTGGATAAAGTGACTATTGGCTCTGGTCAGGAAGGCACCGAAAATGGGCATTGCGTTGGTGGAGGCATCGATTTACAGTTACCGACTTCAAAATTTAATGGCTCTGGTTTTAAATCTGGAATTGATCTAGGTTACGAAACCAACGGAAATTACAAAGCCACAGGATTGGATTTAGAATATGCCGGAAACAGATTTTTTATAAGTGCTGATGGCATTTACAGAAAATCTGATAATTACGATGCTGGCAATAACGAAGAGGTTCTATATTCACAATTCGAAAAATATAATATATCATTACAAACGGGTTATAAATTCTCTGAAACCCAACATATAGATGCCAATATTATTTATGATAGAGCTACTGATGTTGGTTATCCTGCCTTACCAATGGATGTATCCTTGGCAGAAGCATTAATCACCTCATTAACCCATTACTACACACCTGAAGATAAATTATTAAAATCTTTAGAAACCAAGTTCTATTTTAATACCATAACCCATATTATGGACGATACTAAGCGACCTGTAGTTCCGATAAGAATGGACATGCCAGGTTGGAGTGATACTTATGGTTTTTATAGTAAAGCTGATATTATAAAAAACAAACATCATTTAAATTTTAACCTCAGCGGATTTTACAATAAGTCGCTTGCAGAAATGACCATGTTTTCCAACAATCCAAACGAACCAGATATGTTTATGTACACATGGCCAGATATTAGAACACTTTATACAGGCATTTTCGCTAAAGATGATTATTACATAAATGATACGGCTAAAATTGGAACATCTATACGTTTAGGCTATCACAAAAATAGAATTACAAAAGAAGTTGGTGTGGAAAGTTTAGAAATTTTTCATCCAACTGTAGAAGATGAAATCAACAGGTTTCTTGTTAGCTTAGCCTCTGCTTACCAACTTAAAAAAGAAAACTACAACTTATCATTTGGCTTAGGTTATGGAGAACGCGCACCTTCGGTTAGCGAAGGATATGGTTTTTTTATATTTAATAGTTTTGACAATTATGATTATATAGGCAATCCAAATTTAAAGGATGAAAAATCATTAGAAGCCAACTTTAGTTTTAAGCAAAAATTCAATGATTTTGAAATTGGCGTACAATCGTCTTACTTCTATATTATGGATTATATCATTGGTGAATTAGCAACCAACGTAAGCTCAATGACCATTGGTGCCAATGGCGTACGCGTATACAATGCTTTGGATAACGCTTCTATTTTTGATGTGTATGTAAATAGTAGCTATAAAATTTCTGAACGTTTTACCATAAACGGAACCGTTGGCTATAACTACGGAAAAGGCAATAATGGCGAAAATTTGCCGCTCATAAAACCCTTCTCATACTTTGCCGAATTTAATTATACCACACCAAAATTCAATGCAGCATTGCAATTGGATGGTAACGGCAACCAAAGTAAATTTAGTAGCTTGTATGGTGAAAATGAAACCGCAGCTTATGCCATCTTAAATCTTAATCTCGGGAATGCTTTTTATGGCAAAAAAGGAAAAACAATTCTCAAGTATGGCATTGAAAATATTTTAGACAGCAACTACTCTACTTATGCCGATTGGAACAATATTCCTAGACAAGGGCGAAACTTTTATATCAACCTATCGTATATAATTCATTAG